The Pecten maximus chromosome 6, xPecMax1.1, whole genome shotgun sequence DNA window atatatcatttgttatacGTTGTAGTtagacattaatacatgtaaaatgaatactaacaataaaaatatttttgaaaatcctaataatataacataactatTAACGTATATAGAAGCTGTCTACAGTACATACTGTTGACGTAGTCGAAGTATTTCTTGTCTGTATAAAGCTCCTCAAGAAGTTTCCTCCATCGGTTCTCAGACATATTGCGTCTACCCTGAAATTCCTTAAGGTCTTTGAAGTCTCCTCCGTATTTCTTGAGGATATCAGACCATAAGATAGGTTCTTTTTTCCTGTTAACTCGCTGTAGGGGAGGTAATGTCTTTAATTTGGGGTCCTCATAGAACATTGGAATAGGATCACCGTCAAAAGCAGGGACTGTTTTATCGAGCCATGCATCCACTTTCCTTTTGCGGAATGACTTGAAGGACATAGGCTGTTCGCTTCTTTTGGCTTTCGTCCTCTTCCGTTTTTTCTGTAACAAAACCCTCTTTTCAAACCTAACTGTTATTGAACAACTTGATCCCAAATTGGTATTAAATCGgtttaaatgtaattatataatgtcaactttaaatgattttgttcACTTTGACAGTCTTACgatgtttgaaataaaagaataaatacGTTATATTATTCTTTACTCAACAgaatattaaaaacatattcataTCAGCccattgtttattttacatgCTGTTAATTATCTTACTGTGAagtaaaaaatctttaaatcacTAAACATTGTTAGTGAAATAAGTATGTTGCGCAATATACTGGTGAAAATGAATATTAGTGAGATTTGTGAAAGACACCATTACGtgcaaattttatatataatggtatatgcTGCACGGCTTTCGGGGTAGTATGGTAGTAACTTTTTCATATCTAATGGATGTATATATGCCAAATACAGCCCTACGTACCAATTCTGAATCACgatgaaaaattataaaattgatCATTATTAATGTTAAacatatgttgttttttttgttttttttttaattttttttaaaaacatttcctATTTCTGTttgaaattataatatataaataagaacaTAAGAAGTGATATATAGGGTCCGTATCTCTATCTGTCCTGTCCTTATTCGGCATCATCACCAGTATATTGTGCAATGTTTTTGGTAGTATTGgtttcattcatttaaacagGAAGGGCTTCATAAACTAACCTTTTCAGTTTCTTCTTCAACACCAGAATCTCTTAAATTTGGCAGAATCAGCCGAGGTACTTCAAGGCTCTTTTCCGTATCCAAATCCCCTATCATCATATCACAAGATATGATACCACTAACCGTCTCTACGTCATCGATGTCCTGGAGACAACAAATGTCACGGGGTTACCGGGTTTCGCGAAGGGAAGGGATTCAGTGGGTTTTACTGTGTATTTACCTAATAAAATTCTCAAATACACAGGGTATAGGTATTTCATCTTTGATCCATAGTGACAGTTAATTTTGTGTGATGAATATAAAAAGCGTTAAGTATGGATTGAACTTAAGCATTAAATGTGTTGATTATATATGCATCAAGCTGTGTGATTTATGTGTAATTAAAGAAAGATGAATTAGTTTTTAATGTGCATATTGCAGTAAATTTGTGAAGTTCATAAGTGTATTGAGATGTGAACCTCCGAGAAAAAtgactttgatattaatattgaaataaaacatagtGGAACATCAGTATTCCGGATTCAAGTCTCCTGGACACATTATAATTGGGACGATGCGAAGACGTGAGGCATgccatttatttttatcaaagcTTTGTTTTTTCCCTTTCAAAATGATTACTATGTAAGGATATGAGTCATGCGTGATTTCAAAATCACCAATAAATggaatttaaattatatttttgaatattctACACGGAGACAACATCCGGATTTACTTGTTCCACTGTTACAATGTAAGTACTTACTTTTTTCTTCCTCCTTTTTCGTTTCATCTTATCGTCATCCGTCTCCTCGAATCTTGCTTTTCGTCTACTGTCATTAGGAGAATCATCGCCACTTTCTTCCTCCTGTGCTCCGTCGAGGTAGATGGTCAACTCTCGTTTATTTCCAACTTGCCCCTCTACTTCATCATCATCTTCGATATCCTCGTACTCGTCATCAGTttcatattgtttgttttttcctttctttttcttcttctttcccttctttttcttcttctttttcttcgaCTTCATAAGGTCTTTCAGTTTCTTCTTACTGTTTTTGTCTTTAGGGTCTCCTACTTCGAACTCATCCTTCCCGTCCTTTCTTTTACGCATGTTCATGAAGTCTTGCGCGTCGATCTATACCGTTTGGACAATAGATATCATCTCATCAGTATGTTAATTCAAATATCAGACAGTtacagtaaaaataaataaatgtaaaaaaatgttacatgtataaataagataaaagaATTATAATGAGACGATGGGTATTATATCAAATAGAACTTACAATTGGTATTCTTTATTTATTAAGCTTTCAGGTATTTCAACGAcagttttaatgaaaaataagaaatcatctttttgaaatatctgtaatatttaACATTAATACTTACAATTTAATAAAACTACATATCATATCAATGCAATAGAAACAAAAAAGAAAGCTTTGTTTAATGTTGAACAGGCGAAGTTACGAAATCTTACCATATCTTGCCATCCAAATTCGTCAATATATTCATCATCACCAAATCCCTGAAAAAGGTACACATTTCAAATTAACGATACTATTTCTTATGCCTCTGATTTATGAGTGAAACAAATTCACGTCTAAACCTCCAAAGTATAAATACAATTAGGTTTTAGCAATAATACACtcttattttcttattttcggTAAAAGCTCTTTTTCTATgagtatgtttttgtttgttattgctTGCAATTTctttgtaattgtttttttattccGGGATTTGATTCGTTATCGCCTTCTTTTCTTTTCGAAATAATGGTTTGCAATCTTACCTCGAAGTTATCCCTGTCGAGTATTTTGCCTGTCATCTTAGGATGGACGTTTGAAGGCGTAAGGAGCTGATCCGGCGTATACATCAGTCGATCAATGTCGTACTTCGATTCATCAGGCAGACCATCTGATAAACCCTCTTCCAGGGCTGCAAGCTCTCTCCTCTTCCTCTCCTCTTCATCTTTCTTCTTCTTCCACCAGAACCAGATGGCAAAGAGGATGATGAGGATGAGGGCTAGGATAAGAATGACGACTCCAATGATGAGTCCGGTAGATGCTGTACTCGTAGTATCTGGAGCTTCGGTCGTAGTGACAACAGCTGAAATAAAGTGCAAATAGCAATATTCATTTCTTAAAACATTAACAATGCAAAGGAAATAATAAGTTTTTTTAACCATacttttgttataattttttaGAATTATATTGCaataaataa harbors:
- the LOC117329714 gene encoding uncharacterized protein LOC117329714 isoform X1, with amino-acid sequence MKNNMDTSMGLAIFCVLLSIFSGIDGACTYPSNLHDGSFFTTSGDTLNFTSTTMAKLAIHTFGTFTFSCDLNSGTQYVSKSEVFYRFRLPFEAFICMEITEVSSNKYTFHQPTNELSDAGDMRIKIFLQGKTITSVSEVCDVTDYTNLTSVFMIKDGTIDSEKVECPTVLQGYSSYTYDAGSGNLCTGSSYLDTCTDTTLMSFNLTQCTQIQAYSAGGQVNCLSYSTSGDYTSLVVYNRDTSVDQSTTYRMSCYVLSSNSTTVYATQYPNGCYFGQTSTSVNSPGATVVFTQTDTCPVVTTTEAPDTTSTASTGLIIGVVILILALILIILFAIWFWWKKKKDEEERKRRELAALEEGLSDGLPDESKYDIDRLMYTPDQLLTPSNVHPKMTGKILDRDNFEGFGDDEYIDEFGWQDMIDAQDFMNMRKRKDGKDEFEVGDPKDKNSKKKLKDLMKSKKKKKKKKGKKKKKKGKNKQYETDDEYEDIEDDDEVEGQVGNKRELTIYLDGAQEEESGDDSPNDSRRKARFEETDDDKMKRKRRKKKDIDDVETVSGIISCDMMIGDLDTEKSLEVPRLILPNLRDSGVEEETEKKKRKRTKAKRSEQPMSFKSFRKRKVDAWLDKTVPAFDGDPIPMFYEDPKLKTLPPLQRVNRKKEPILWSDILKKYGGDFKDLKEFQGRRNMSENRWRKLLEELYTDKKYFDYVNKSSRGKDVEDDLKSQAKDGLEYLYDRATFWEEQRPIPARPSSFVPPLKLNSSKTPRGKKKKTIRRAPQTPLTQVRLDSMDEFQKPPRETTF